A window of the Umboniibacter marinipuniceus genome harbors these coding sequences:
- the tusD gene encoding sulfurtransferase complex subunit TusD, with the protein MKFSLLISCAPQLSEMHHNALSFAQAVLDSGHTLESVFFWGEGTSTALKTSVSPRDEHDAATLWRDIAALGGTDLNVCIASATRRGILNKSEAKRHDLPDATVASGFNIVGLGALIEAELSADRVVRF; encoded by the coding sequence ATGAAATTCTCTCTCCTTATAAGCTGCGCACCTCAATTGAGTGAGATGCACCATAATGCACTCTCGTTTGCTCAAGCTGTATTGGATTCGGGTCATACCTTAGAAAGTGTGTTCTTTTGGGGTGAAGGCACTTCAACGGCGCTTAAAACTTCAGTCTCCCCTCGCGATGAACATGACGCTGCAACACTTTGGCGCGACATTGCTGCCCTTGGCGGTACAGATCTTAACGTCTGCATTGCCTCGGCTACCCGTAGAGGAATACTCAACAAGTCCGAAGCCAAACGCCACGACCTCCCAGACGCTACCGTTGCGTCGGGCTTCAATATTGTCGGGCTTGGCGCATTAATCGAGGCTGAACTTAGCGCTGACCGAGTGGTGAGATTTTAA
- a CDS encoding TusE/DsrC/DsvC family sulfur relay protein: protein MALSDVSRDSEGFLTDLNQWTPELARELAREENIELSKNHEVAIEAARAFHQQFETSPSMRAFIKFLKREGHDEIASSIALLKLFPGSPPKYISKIAGLPKPENCL, encoded by the coding sequence ATGGCCCTAAGCGATGTTTCACGGGATTCCGAAGGTTTTTTGACTGACCTTAATCAGTGGACGCCAGAGCTTGCCCGAGAACTGGCACGGGAAGAAAATATCGAACTGAGCAAAAACCATGAAGTTGCTATTGAGGCTGCGCGAGCCTTCCATCAACAGTTCGAAACGTCCCCATCCATGCGAGCGTTCATTAAGTTTCTAAAGCGCGAAGGGCATGATGAGATTGCCTCTAGCATCGCACTACTTAAGCTTTTCCCCGGTAGCCCCCCGAAATACATTAGTAAGATTGCTGGTCTACCTAAACCAGAAAATTGCCTATGA
- a CDS encoding tetratricopeptide repeat protein — translation MDELSKELTESIKSLCSEGYDLYDQKQWERALRVFYRAWNKLPKPQTNYRESGWVLTALGDTYFKAGRFRPAKEALNSALHCPGINYNPFVLLRLGQALLEQGDADKAHQTLAFAYKKGGRQLFESEAPKYLLAALQPPANKD, via the coding sequence ATGGACGAACTAAGCAAGGAATTAACGGAATCGATTAAATCACTTTGTTCGGAAGGTTATGACCTTTACGATCAAAAGCAGTGGGAACGTGCGTTGCGTGTTTTCTATCGCGCCTGGAACAAGCTGCCAAAGCCTCAGACTAATTACCGTGAATCAGGTTGGGTACTTACCGCTTTGGGGGATACCTACTTCAAAGCTGGGAGGTTTCGGCCTGCAAAAGAAGCGCTAAATTCGGCGCTTCACTGTCCAGGCATCAACTACAACCCCTTTGTTTTACTTCGTTTGGGGCAGGCGTTGCTTGAACAAGGCGATGCCGATAAAGCTCATCAGACGCTTGCCTTTGCCTACAAGAAAGGCGGTAGGCAGCTTTTTGAAAGCGAGGCACCGAAATATTTGCTGGCAGCGCTTCAGCCGCCAGCAAATAAAGACTGA
- a CDS encoding HAD-IA family hydrolase, whose amino-acid sequence MVIVYDWDGTLSDSLDAIVSALSDAAIACELPCLASARYRAIIGMNLSAACAALYPEESTEVQQRYAESYRRCFRLDSATRLYEGADQHLSAIAALSGVQLAVATGKSREGLDFALESLGYSRRFVATKTASEAESKPSPEMLFQLNAELAESEMVMIGDSVLDVGMGVAAGAHTIGVTWGVGSREQLIAAGAHRVVSSYSELEQVLIRHLAQSIA is encoded by the coding sequence ATGGTTATAGTCTATGACTGGGATGGCACCCTAAGCGATAGCTTGGATGCTATTGTTAGCGCTTTGTCTGATGCGGCGATAGCTTGTGAGTTGCCGTGTTTAGCATCGGCACGCTACCGCGCAATTATTGGTATGAATCTATCGGCAGCTTGTGCTGCGCTCTATCCGGAGGAATCAACGGAAGTACAGCAGCGCTACGCAGAGAGTTATCGTCGGTGCTTTCGTCTAGACAGCGCCACTCGTTTATACGAGGGGGCTGATCAGCATCTATCCGCTATTGCGGCGCTCAGCGGCGTACAGTTAGCTGTCGCCACGGGTAAGAGTCGTGAGGGTTTAGATTTTGCTCTCGAGAGCCTGGGTTATAGTCGGCGTTTTGTCGCCACGAAGACCGCCTCGGAAGCGGAGTCAAAACCATCGCCGGAAATGCTGTTTCAGCTTAACGCTGAACTTGCTGAATCAGAGATGGTGATGATTGGCGATAGCGTTTTGGATGTTGGTATGGGTGTTGCGGCGGGAGCGCATACCATAGGCGTGACTTGGGGGGTTGGTTCACGCGAGCAATTAATTGCTGCGGGTGCTCACCGTGTTGTGAGCAGTTACAGCGAGTTGGAGCAGGTGCTAATCAGGCATCTGGCTCAAAGCATAGCGTAG
- a CDS encoding Bax inhibitor-1/YccA family protein — protein sequence MQDQISNYAQPSALATNKVLRNTYMLLSMTLAFSAICAGGAMAIGLGRGAALMMMIAAIALVWFVLPRTANSSAGLGVVFLFTGLLGASLGPTINAYLGLAGGAQIVLQALGGTAFIFLALSAYVITSKKDFSFMGGFLFVGLMVIVVASLGGLVASLMGVNVSVFSLAISGASVLLFSGFILYDTSRIINGGETNYIMATVSLYLSIYNIFVHLLHLLGAMNDD from the coding sequence ATGCAAGATCAGATTTCTAATTACGCTCAGCCTTCAGCGCTGGCGACCAATAAGGTGCTTCGAAACACCTACATGCTACTTAGCATGACGTTAGCGTTTTCGGCTATCTGCGCTGGCGGTGCAATGGCAATCGGCCTCGGCCGTGGCGCCGCTCTAATGATGATGATTGCGGCAATTGCCCTAGTTTGGTTCGTATTGCCACGCACCGCAAATTCATCAGCTGGCCTTGGTGTAGTCTTCCTTTTCACTGGTTTACTGGGCGCGTCACTTGGACCAACCATTAACGCCTACCTTGGCCTCGCTGGCGGAGCACAAATTGTCCTTCAAGCTTTGGGCGGAACCGCCTTCATCTTCTTGGCGCTTTCTGCTTACGTCATTACGTCGAAGAAAGACTTCTCCTTCATGGGCGGTTTCCTTTTCGTTGGCTTGATGGTTATTGTCGTGGCATCGTTAGGTGGACTGGTTGCTTCGCTAATGGGCGTTAACGTATCGGTCTTTTCGTTAGCCATTTCAGGTGCTTCAGTGCTGTTGTTCTCAGGTTTCATTCTGTATGACACCTCACGAATCATCAACGGCGGTGAAACCAACTACATCATGGCTACCGTTAGCTTGTACCTAAGTATCTACAACATCTTCGTTCACCTATTGCACTTACTTGGTGCAATGAACGACGACTAA
- a CDS encoding DsrE family protein produces the protein MRDLLICFTSDPYATPVAQERIDLLIAALNFDRDAALLLLGPSALALNTVQSPSFAKSAAAKLQLLELFDLEDIFVCSSSLPKQTVVPVKELPKSELKALMDEFKNVWIL, from the coding sequence ATGCGAGATCTACTTATCTGCTTCACTTCAGATCCCTATGCTACACCCGTAGCACAGGAGCGTATTGACCTCTTAATTGCAGCGCTTAACTTCGATCGCGATGCCGCCCTATTACTGCTGGGTCCCAGTGCACTGGCACTGAATACGGTTCAGAGCCCTAGCTTTGCGAAATCCGCGGCTGCCAAATTGCAACTTCTCGAACTGTTTGATCTCGAAGATATATTTGTCTGTAGTTCATCTTTACCCAAGCAAACTGTGGTACCTGTAAAAGAATTGCCCAAGAGCGAGCTTAAAGCGCTTATGGATGAGTTCAAAAATGTGTGGATACTCTAA
- a CDS encoding glycosyl transferase family protein, producing MSVATEHPFAEFIRQIGKGQKGRRDLTEQQAFTAMTAILSNEASATQIGAFLMLMRVKEECEEELIGFVKAIETFYCPSYPQPDIQTDISWSSYSGKRDESNWYVLAQLALSQSYRILVHGGPGHTPGRHYTESVYEHLDLIQTPTPKLNSPAYLALRNWAPKLEELISLRFELGLRSPLNSVLRLCSPVPARLQIMSVFHPRYAPLHQHAAIRLGRDRSLVFKGAGGEAEIRPNANTALFMTHAAMGYDLTLRRKFATKVPPYQPSVNALKALWRQGTSSHDHTTSGEIAIIETMTAVLMAYHHTDYQSAHEESLALWHDRDKNRLDIQP from the coding sequence ATGAGTGTCGCAACCGAACACCCGTTTGCTGAATTTATTCGTCAAATAGGCAAGGGCCAAAAGGGCCGCCGAGACCTTACTGAACAGCAAGCTTTCACAGCTATGACCGCCATACTAAGTAATGAAGCATCAGCTACTCAGATTGGCGCATTCCTAATGCTGATGCGAGTGAAGGAAGAATGTGAAGAAGAGCTTATTGGCTTTGTTAAAGCGATAGAAACATTTTATTGCCCTTCATACCCTCAACCTGACATACAGACCGACATTAGTTGGTCCAGTTATTCGGGTAAGCGTGACGAAAGCAATTGGTATGTTTTAGCGCAGCTTGCACTAAGTCAGTCCTATCGCATTCTCGTTCACGGCGGTCCTGGCCATACACCAGGAAGACATTACACTGAATCTGTCTATGAACACCTAGACCTAATTCAGACCCCCACACCTAAGCTGAATTCCCCAGCCTACTTAGCGCTGCGAAACTGGGCTCCTAAGCTTGAGGAGCTAATCTCCCTGCGCTTCGAACTCGGCCTGAGATCGCCGTTAAATAGCGTCCTTCGACTCTGTTCACCGGTCCCAGCGCGCTTGCAGATTATGTCCGTCTTTCACCCCCGATACGCGCCGCTCCACCAACACGCCGCAATACGCCTTGGCCGTGACAGAAGTTTGGTATTTAAAGGAGCCGGCGGCGAAGCCGAGATTCGACCAAATGCGAACACTGCTTTGTTTATGACTCATGCGGCTATGGGTTATGACCTGACTTTGCGCCGAAAATTTGCGACGAAAGTTCCGCCTTATCAACCATCGGTTAATGCGCTGAAAGCGCTTTGGCGCCAAGGGACGAGTAGCCACGACCATACAACGAGCGGAGAAATCGCCATTATCGAGACGATGACCGCTGTGCTGATGGCCTACCACCATACCGATTACCAAAGCGCCCACGAGGAAAGTCTTGCCCTTTGGCATGATCGCGATAAAAATCGGCTCGATATCCAACCATAA
- a CDS encoding DUF2489 domain-containing protein, translating into MLTATILIGFILAISIIVVLAIYALKLTKQVKQVQADQALKLKDIEVRAEAAMDEVALGITVLARAHLQGELSSTEACLRICHSMDQLQLSSLYRGIYPAIFEVSDRAQDFPIMAAYKALSPKEQFKLDRQRDELEQEFEESVKRSMTGLSTFERPKFDDAAA; encoded by the coding sequence ATGCTGACCGCGACTATCTTAATCGGTTTTATCCTAGCAATAAGTATTATTGTAGTGCTAGCAATTTATGCACTCAAGCTAACAAAACAGGTTAAGCAGGTTCAGGCTGACCAAGCACTGAAGTTAAAAGATATCGAAGTACGTGCCGAAGCGGCGATGGATGAGGTTGCTTTGGGTATTACCGTATTAGCGAGAGCTCACCTTCAGGGAGAGCTTTCGTCTACCGAAGCTTGTTTGAGAATTTGTCATTCAATGGATCAACTCCAGTTGAGCTCGTTATATCGCGGCATTTATCCTGCCATCTTTGAAGTGTCTGATCGGGCTCAGGATTTCCCTATTATGGCCGCATATAAAGCGTTATCTCCGAAGGAGCAATTCAAGCTAGACCGACAGCGAGACGAACTAGAGCAGGAGTTTGAAGAGTCAGTGAAGCGCTCTATGACCGGGCTATCAACCTTTGAACGCCCGAAATTTGACGATGCCGCTGCTTAG
- the trmA gene encoding tRNA (uridine(54)-C5)-methyltransferase TrmA, whose protein sequence is MKFTQPENYQALFAEKTQRIKAMLSPFYQGELDTYESAPEFYRMRAEFRVWHTDDGAHYAMFQPGDNKTPIFIDQFPVASKEINALMPKLLAEVNNSELLAKRLFHIEFLATLSGDMLVTFIYHRPLSDEWIALAKLLEQRYDIAIIGRSRKQKVAISRDWVDEVLTVNGNTLHYRQNEGGFSQPNAAVCEKMLEWAIAQSAQQNPKDLLELYCGNGNFSVALAPHYRKVLATEMAKTSIRAAQLNAASNEVENLSVARLSAEEFTQAWNREREFNRLKGIDLDDYDVSTIFVDPPRAGMDPDTTTLCQRFERIIYISCNPATLVENLQQLTETHEVKRAALFDQFPYTDHMEAGVILERR, encoded by the coding sequence GTGAAATTCACCCAACCTGAAAACTACCAAGCACTCTTCGCAGAGAAAACTCAACGCATCAAAGCCATGCTATCTCCCTTTTATCAGGGCGAACTAGACACTTACGAGTCTGCGCCTGAGTTCTATCGAATGAGAGCAGAATTTAGGGTGTGGCATACGGATGACGGCGCTCACTACGCGATGTTTCAGCCCGGAGATAACAAAACTCCGATATTTATCGATCAGTTCCCCGTTGCCTCTAAGGAAATCAACGCGCTGATGCCAAAGCTGTTAGCGGAAGTGAACAACAGTGAACTCCTCGCTAAACGCCTCTTTCATATTGAATTCTTGGCCACCCTGTCAGGTGATATGCTGGTGACTTTTATTTATCATCGCCCGCTTAGCGATGAATGGATAGCTCTGGCGAAGCTTCTTGAGCAGCGTTACGACATTGCCATCATTGGTCGCTCTCGTAAGCAAAAAGTAGCCATAAGTCGCGACTGGGTAGATGAGGTGCTAACTGTCAACGGCAACACCCTGCACTACCGACAAAATGAGGGAGGATTTAGCCAACCCAATGCTGCGGTCTGTGAGAAAATGCTGGAATGGGCTATCGCCCAGTCAGCCCAGCAAAACCCTAAAGACCTCTTAGAACTCTACTGTGGTAATGGTAACTTTTCTGTGGCCCTAGCACCTCATTATCGCAAGGTCCTAGCTACCGAGATGGCCAAGACTTCAATCCGCGCAGCGCAACTGAATGCAGCGTCTAATGAAGTAGAGAATCTTAGCGTGGCTCGCCTCTCGGCTGAAGAATTTACTCAAGCGTGGAATAGAGAGCGCGAGTTTAACCGTCTCAAAGGCATTGACCTAGATGATTACGATGTATCGACAATTTTTGTAGATCCACCCCGCGCAGGTATGGATCCTGACACAACTACCCTGTGCCAACGGTTTGAACGGATTATCTACATCAGCTGCAATCCAGCAACCTTAGTTGAGAACCTCCAGCAGCTAACAGAAACTCACGAAGTTAAACGCGCAGCCCTTTTTGACCAATTCCCCTACACCGACCATATGGAGGCCGGGGTAATACTTGAACGCCGCTAG
- the rne gene encoding ribonuclease E, translated as MKRMLINATQQEELRVALVDGQRLFDLDIENRTREQKKSNIYKGKITRVEPSLEAAFVEYGAERHGFLPLKEISREYFSKQSQGESGRGKIKDLVREGTEVIVQVDKEERGNKGAALTTFISLAGRYLVLMPNNPRAGGISRRIEGEERAQLRDAMSNLSSPDGMGVIVRTAGVGRTSDELQWDLDYLTQVWTSIKAEADAAKAPHFLFRESNVILRTIRDYLRNDIGEVLIDNKEAFDLASLFVNQVMPNSRHKIKLYDDPIPLFNRFQIESQIETAFQREVSLPSGGSIVIDQTEALVSIDINSARATRGSDIEETAANTNLEAADEIARQLRLRDIGGLIVIDFIDMSAAKHQRAVENRVREALTVDRARTQYGKISRFGLMEMSRQRLRPSLGETMGHVCPRCSGVGTIRATKSLALSILRLIEEEAQKEHSAEIRAVTPVEVATFLLNEKRKAISDIESRHDSRVVIVPNQELVTPHFEVLRLRESDAEAGALSLSIGLSDEASQTLAAAEPTEVSMADIDSPAVKNVVPTSKPPSRQTLEKAKEAEKPKGRQNNRRKPKAKAEPKGLFARILAWFTEEEETKEAPKNGSRHRNQRNSGRPARPNDRNRRNRNEGSRNNKRRGNRNRRDHSTEQPPEVTTVMGADSSPNEAKSRPEANDSRPAKRPQNKRPRNRQRNRSNAPVAAPEAVENSAVSTEQTPTTATEKKVEAKKPEVESTPTPSFDVAEIAIVTDKSEKTSRERNGRVDARPRNTKELPVNDLTAPKPPRSPRKERSGDEEKHAEATNNADAVNDTEVANGTAVTSTPDTEATPVVSAPVEVAAAAEVEAPAEVEAPAEAEAAAEVEAAAEVEAPAEVEAATEVEAPAEVEAPAEVEAPAEVEAPAEVEAATEVEAPVEVEAPVEVEAPVEVEAAAEVEAAAEVEAPVEVEAAAEVEAPVEVEAAAEVEAEIEVATAVEAPAPVKRSARELKRPVNDPRVNAKAADVEVVTLTEVSYQDGAAPNPVPEREKRVLKRPANDPRGQ; from the coding sequence ATGAAAAGAATGCTAATAAACGCTACACAGCAAGAGGAATTGCGTGTAGCTCTCGTAGACGGACAACGTCTGTTCGATTTAGATATTGAAAATCGTACTCGCGAGCAAAAAAAATCAAACATCTACAAAGGTAAGATCACCCGCGTAGAGCCTAGCCTCGAAGCCGCATTCGTTGAATACGGTGCAGAGCGACACGGCTTCCTGCCGCTAAAGGAAATTTCCCGCGAATACTTCAGTAAACAGAGCCAGGGTGAATCTGGCCGTGGAAAGATCAAAGATCTTGTTCGCGAAGGAACTGAGGTTATCGTTCAGGTAGACAAAGAAGAACGCGGCAACAAAGGCGCGGCACTTACCACCTTCATCAGCCTGGCTGGTCGCTACTTAGTATTGATGCCAAACAACCCTCGCGCTGGAGGTATCTCAAGGCGTATTGAGGGCGAAGAGCGCGCCCAACTTCGCGATGCGATGTCCAACCTGTCTTCACCGGATGGCATGGGAGTCATTGTTCGTACCGCCGGTGTAGGACGTACGTCTGACGAACTCCAATGGGATTTAGATTATCTGACTCAGGTTTGGACCTCAATCAAAGCTGAAGCTGACGCAGCGAAAGCACCGCACTTCCTCTTCCGCGAAAGCAACGTTATTCTTCGCACCATTCGCGACTACCTTCGTAACGATATTGGCGAAGTACTTATCGATAATAAGGAAGCGTTCGACCTTGCATCACTATTTGTTAATCAAGTGATGCCTAATTCTCGCCATAAGATCAAACTTTACGACGACCCAATTCCGCTGTTCAATCGCTTCCAAATCGAAAGCCAGATTGAAACGGCCTTCCAACGCGAAGTCTCACTTCCATCAGGCGGCTCGATCGTCATCGATCAAACGGAAGCACTCGTTTCAATTGACATCAACTCTGCGCGTGCAACGCGCGGTTCTGACATTGAAGAGACTGCTGCGAACACCAACCTTGAAGCAGCCGACGAAATCGCCCGTCAGCTGCGATTGCGCGACATTGGCGGGTTGATCGTCATCGACTTTATTGACATGAGCGCTGCTAAACATCAGCGAGCTGTAGAGAACCGAGTTCGTGAAGCCCTCACAGTAGATCGCGCGCGCACACAATACGGGAAAATTTCACGCTTTGGTCTGATGGAAATGTCACGTCAGCGCCTGCGTCCGTCGTTGGGCGAGACCATGGGCCACGTTTGCCCACGCTGTTCTGGCGTAGGCACCATCCGTGCCACCAAGTCACTCGCGCTGTCTATCCTGCGTCTAATCGAAGAAGAGGCTCAGAAGGAGCATTCAGCCGAAATTCGCGCTGTAACCCCTGTCGAAGTAGCAACCTTCTTACTTAACGAGAAGCGTAAAGCTATTTCAGACATCGAGTCACGTCATGACTCTCGTGTTGTGATAGTACCGAATCAAGAGCTTGTTACCCCACACTTTGAAGTACTTCGACTTCGTGAATCTGATGCCGAGGCAGGCGCATTGAGCTTGAGCATCGGCCTGAGCGACGAAGCTTCACAAACACTCGCCGCTGCCGAGCCCACTGAAGTCAGCATGGCTGACATCGACTCGCCAGCAGTCAAGAACGTGGTACCAACATCGAAGCCGCCTTCGCGTCAAACACTGGAAAAGGCCAAAGAAGCCGAAAAGCCAAAAGGTCGCCAGAATAACCGTCGCAAACCTAAAGCAAAAGCAGAACCAAAGGGTTTATTCGCACGAATCTTAGCCTGGTTTACTGAGGAAGAAGAAACGAAGGAAGCGCCAAAAAACGGTTCACGTCATCGCAACCAGCGTAATTCTGGCAGACCAGCTCGCCCGAATGACCGCAACCGTCGCAACCGCAACGAAGGCTCTCGCAACAACAAGCGCCGTGGCAACCGCAACCGTCGTGATCACTCTACCGAGCAACCGCCTGAAGTCACTACAGTGATGGGCGCCGATAGCAGCCCGAACGAAGCTAAATCACGCCCGGAAGCTAACGACTCGCGTCCCGCTAAGCGCCCTCAGAATAAGCGCCCGCGTAATCGTCAGCGTAATCGTTCGAATGCACCCGTGGCGGCACCAGAAGCTGTAGAGAATTCAGCAGTTTCTACCGAGCAAACGCCAACCACGGCGACGGAGAAGAAAGTTGAAGCGAAGAAGCCTGAGGTAGAAAGCACACCTACCCCTAGCTTCGACGTAGCAGAGATTGCAATTGTTACTGACAAGAGTGAAAAAACATCGCGTGAGCGTAATGGACGAGTTGACGCTCGCCCTCGCAATACCAAGGAGCTGCCGGTTAACGACTTGACTGCACCGAAGCCTCCTCGCTCGCCGCGAAAAGAACGCTCTGGTGACGAAGAAAAGCACGCTGAAGCCACTAACAACGCAGACGCAGTGAATGACACTGAGGTAGCGAACGGAACAGCTGTTACCTCCACTCCGGACACTGAAGCAACTCCTGTTGTTTCGGCTCCTGTCGAAGTAGCAGCCGCTGCCGAAGTAGAAGCTCCTGCCGAAGTAGAAGCTCCTGCTGAAGCAGAAGCCGCTGCCGAAGTAGAAGCCGCTGCCGAAGTAGAAGCTCCTGCTGAAGTAGAAGCCGCTACCGAAGTAGAAGCTCCTGCTGAAGTAGAAGCTCCTGCTGAAGTAGAAGCTCCTGCTGAAGTAGAAGCTCCTGCTGAAGTAGAAGCCGCTACCGAAGTAGAAGCTCCTGTTGAAGTAGAAGCTCCTGTTGAAGTAGAAGCTCCTGTTGAAGTAGAAGCCGCTGCCGAAGTAGAAGCCGCTGCCGAAGTAGAAGCTCCTGTTGAAGTAGAAGCCGCTGCCGAAGTAGAAGCTCCTGTTGAAGTAGAAGCCGCTGCCGAAGTAGAGGCAGAAATCGAAGTCGCAACAGCAGTTGAAGCTCCGGCGCCAGTAAAGCGCTCAGCTCGCGAATTGAAACGCCCCGTTAACGACCCTCGTGTTAACGCCAAGGCAGCTGACGTTGAGGTCGTTACACTCACCGAAGTTAGCTACCAAGACGGTGCGGCACCGAACCCAGTTCCGGAACGTGAAAAACGAGTATTGAAGCGCCCTGCTAACGACCCTCGCGGTCAATAG
- a CDS encoding Maf family protein, with product MTYKLTLASTSSSRKALLAQIGVIFDCQSPAADESVITGEPPAQRAARLATLKANSIPSTEANHWILGSDQVATCNGKLLRKPLTKELALEQLQISRGNWVTFHTAFTLCGNGETLEHMVESRVRFRADTLDSELCRYIELDDPLYCAGSFKTESLGPLIFDQIDASDPTAIQGLPLITLARTLREIGINPLGVSS from the coding sequence ATGACATACAAACTCACGCTTGCATCGACTTCTTCAAGTCGAAAAGCACTTCTAGCTCAAATTGGCGTGATTTTTGACTGTCAGAGCCCCGCTGCGGACGAATCCGTAATCACTGGCGAGCCGCCCGCTCAGCGAGCAGCCCGACTTGCGACACTCAAAGCCAATTCAATTCCAAGCACCGAAGCAAACCACTGGATTTTGGGTAGCGACCAGGTCGCTACCTGCAACGGCAAACTACTCCGCAAACCGCTCACCAAAGAACTTGCGCTTGAACAACTACAAATAAGTCGCGGCAACTGGGTAACTTTTCACACCGCATTCACGCTATGCGGCAACGGTGAAACCCTTGAGCACATGGTTGAATCGCGAGTTAGATTCCGCGCCGACACCCTCGACAGCGAACTTTGCCGTTACATTGAGCTAGATGACCCCTTATATTGCGCCGGCAGCTTTAAGACCGAATCCTTAGGACCACTCATATTCGACCAGATTGACGCAAGCGACCCTACTGCGATACAAGGGCTACCGCTTATTACCCTAGCAAGAACCCTTCGAGAGATTGGCATTAACCCACTGGGGGTATCGAGTTAG
- the rluC gene encoding 23S rRNA pseudouridine(955/2504/2580) synthase RluC, which produces MTDKVISDTVQFVTINDDRAGQRLDNFLIAVLKGVPKSRIYRILRKGEVRVNKKRVKPEYRLANDDVVRIPPIRISEKVEAVASSGLLTAIESAIVFESDALMVVNKPSGIAVHGGSGISLGLIEALRQLRPDQKFLELVHRLDRDTSGLIMVAKKRAMLVWLHKQLQQDGVDKRYLALVEGQWSKRKLKVDAPLEKNTLQSGERMVRVSPSGKASLTKFQLIESLAGASLIEAKPVTGRTHQIRVHTQYAGHAIACDPKYGSDEFARFMKTKGLNRLFLHAWRLVITLPDGEQKIFEAPLDERLDAVVKNLRVSA; this is translated from the coding sequence ATGACAGATAAAGTAATTAGTGACACTGTTCAATTCGTCACCATTAATGATGATCGGGCGGGACAGCGCCTCGATAATTTTCTCATCGCAGTCCTCAAGGGTGTGCCGAAGAGTCGTATCTATCGAATACTCCGCAAGGGCGAGGTGCGAGTCAATAAGAAGCGTGTTAAGCCTGAGTATCGTTTAGCGAACGATGATGTGGTTCGTATCCCACCTATTCGTATTAGCGAAAAAGTCGAAGCGGTAGCAAGCTCCGGTCTTCTAACTGCTATCGAAAGTGCAATCGTGTTTGAAAGTGATGCCTTGATGGTGGTGAATAAGCCGTCTGGTATCGCCGTGCACGGTGGTTCAGGTATTTCATTAGGGTTGATTGAGGCGCTGCGTCAACTTCGACCTGATCAGAAGTTTTTGGAATTGGTCCATCGTTTGGATCGAGATACCAGCGGTTTGATTATGGTGGCGAAAAAACGGGCCATGCTCGTTTGGCTTCATAAACAGCTTCAGCAGGATGGTGTTGATAAGCGTTATCTTGCGCTGGTTGAAGGGCAGTGGTCTAAGCGCAAACTCAAGGTTGATGCGCCGCTTGAAAAAAATACCCTGCAGTCAGGTGAGCGGATGGTTCGTGTAAGTCCGTCTGGTAAGGCTTCGCTGACAAAATTCCAGTTGATCGAGAGCTTGGCGGGAGCGAGTTTGATTGAGGCTAAACCCGTTACGGGAAGAACTCATCAAATTCGCGTGCACACTCAGTATGCGGGTCATGCCATTGCGTGTGATCCTAAGTACGGGAGTGACGAGTTTGCTAGGTTTATGAAGACTAAGGGCTTGAATCGACTTTTCCTGCACGCATGGCGCCTAGTCATTACGCTTCCTGATGGCGAGCAGAAGATCTTCGAAGCGCCGTTAGATGAACGCCTAGATGCGGTGGTTAAGAATCTTAGGGTCAGCGCTTAA